In a single window of the Dinghuibacter silviterrae genome:
- a CDS encoding LytR/AlgR family response regulator transcription factor, with protein sequence MQALIVDDERHCREGLAIMLAKYCPGVEVLAQCPDARTALKAIGKYQPDLIFLDIEMPVMNGFDMLERCKEYDLEIIFTTAYNEYAIQAIRRSAIDYLLKPVSKNELIEAVNRATEARKNKALPEGPPLRSRIALPTIDGLILLDLKDVIYCEAENNYTRFHLSGGDSVYVSKTLRKVEDLLLDNPDFFRIHHSFIVNLKYVQRYFRGDGGEINLATGLRIPVSRAKKQEFLDRLERL encoded by the coding sequence ATGCAGGCATTAATAGTTGATGACGAAAGACACTGCAGGGAAGGGCTGGCGATCATGCTCGCCAAATATTGTCCCGGGGTGGAAGTGCTCGCGCAATGCCCGGATGCCAGGACCGCCCTGAAAGCCATCGGCAAGTACCAGCCGGACCTGATTTTCCTCGACATAGAAATGCCCGTCATGAACGGCTTCGACATGCTGGAGCGCTGCAAGGAATACGACCTGGAAATCATCTTTACGACCGCCTATAATGAATACGCCATCCAGGCCATCCGGCGTAGCGCCATAGATTATCTCCTCAAACCGGTGAGCAAAAACGAACTGATAGAAGCCGTGAACCGGGCCACGGAGGCCAGGAAAAACAAAGCGTTGCCCGAAGGCCCCCCTCTCCGGTCCAGGATCGCTTTACCCACGATCGACGGCCTGATCCTTCTCGACCTGAAGGACGTCATATACTGCGAAGCCGAAAACAACTACACCCGCTTCCACCTGTCCGGCGGAGACTCAGTGTATGTGTCCAAAACGCTCCGTAAGGTGGAAGACCTGCTGTTGGACAACCCCGATTTTTTCAGGATCCACCATAGTTTTATCGTCAACCTGAAATATGTACAGCGCTACTTCCGGGGGGACGGGGGTGAGATCAACCTGGCGACCGGTTTGCGCATACCCGTGTCCAGGGCAAAAAAACAGGAGTTCCTGGACCGCCTGGAACGTTTGTAA
- the secG gene encoding preprotein translocase subunit SecG, with amino-acid sequence MVWLFLALIVLACVILSVLVLVQNSKGGGLAGSFSGFSNQIMGVKKTTDVLENGTWLFAVIIALLCLSSGLFINKKADANGRNVGNMGSNTPAQQAPAR; translated from the coding sequence ATGGTTTGGTTATTTCTGGCATTGATCGTCCTGGCTTGCGTTATCCTGAGCGTTTTGGTCCTCGTGCAGAATTCGAAGGGCGGTGGGCTGGCCGGTAGCTTTTCCGGTTTTAGCAACCAAATTATGGGGGTTAAAAAGACCACGGACGTTCTGGAAAACGGGACCTGGCTTTTTGCGGTGATCATCGCCCTGCTGTGTCTCTCTTCCGGTCTTTTCATCAACAAAAAGGCCGACGCCAACGGCCGGAATGTAGGCAATATGGGCTCTAATACCCCTGCTCAACAAGCACCTGCCCGTTAA
- a CDS encoding YihY/virulence factor BrkB family protein, whose product MTKLESRILRFPPIKYLVGKSRRWYLPGFEGQPLWDVFVAFVRQIRKVGLNDRAAAISFNFIMTIPAALIFLLTLVPYLPVSTQITRELFNIAKDITPTSSTYTYVHDLITDFLGKTHSGLLSVVFLIVVFYSSNATMGIMRTFDRSFREITRRNILRKRWMAIRLTTILILLVLGFVLFMVTQKNLLGMFMHHAGIRSITIRFLIQILRWTVIVLLFFFSVAFIYKFAPASRRKWKLVSPGSVLATFLIAMVTGFFSFWVNHFNNFSRLYGSIGTVMVLMFLVYLNSLFLLIGFELNVAIKVVKARAHGHNPEQ is encoded by the coding sequence ATGACCAAACTCGAAAGCCGCATACTTCGCTTCCCTCCGATCAAATACCTCGTTGGCAAAAGCAGGCGTTGGTACCTGCCGGGTTTCGAGGGGCAACCCCTTTGGGATGTCTTTGTGGCTTTTGTCCGCCAGATCCGGAAGGTGGGGTTGAACGACCGGGCCGCGGCCATCTCGTTTAACTTCATCATGACCATCCCGGCGGCGCTGATTTTTTTGCTGACCCTTGTCCCCTATCTCCCGGTGTCGACCCAGATCACGCGGGAGCTCTTCAATATCGCCAAGGATATTACGCCCACGTCGAGTACGTATACGTATGTCCATGACCTGATCACCGACTTCTTAGGCAAAACGCACAGCGGGTTGTTGTCGGTCGTTTTCCTGATCGTCGTTTTTTATTCGTCCAACGCGACGATGGGGATCATGCGGACGTTTGACCGCTCTTTCCGGGAAATCACACGGCGGAACATCCTTCGGAAGCGCTGGATGGCGATCCGTCTGACGACCATCCTTATCCTGCTGGTGCTGGGCTTCGTCCTTTTTATGGTGACGCAGAAAAACCTGTTGGGTATGTTTATGCATCACGCCGGGATCCGCAGCATCACCATCCGGTTCCTGATCCAGATCCTGCGGTGGACGGTGATCGTGTTGCTCTTCTTTTTCTCCGTGGCTTTTATCTACAAATTCGCCCCGGCCAGCCGGCGGAAGTGGAAGCTGGTCTCCCCGGGCTCCGTCCTGGCAACCTTCCTGATCGCCATGGTGACGGGCTTTTTCTCCTTTTGGGTGAACCACTTCAACAACTTCAGCCGGTTGTACGGGTCGATCGGCACGGTGATGGTGCTGATGTTCCTGGTCTACCTGAATTCGCTGTTCCTGCTCATCGGGTTTGAGTTAAATGTGGCGATCAAAGTCGTAAAGGCGCGGGCGCACGGTCACAACCCGGAGCAGTAA
- a CDS encoding sensor histidine kinase, translating to MRHILFGLLCLLSITAQAQPAGNVFAHFTEEKGLACDQVQGFCQDAQGYIWIATLCGLQRYDGYRFFTYRQDLHNPDALQTDYVSTVFEDSKRRLWVGTGSESAYLLDRSTGKFYSFNAHCTNKNNLTTGVIKFVEDGRGDIWMLDKTGLLKLNNDTHQFENVNALLGMTGAARPVVLERDPQGNLWLISAAGLTCYDIREHRCYDKAHNPSGLQVFNLRQPVTGLLFDDDRGAWLSTEDTATLYRFDFRENKMQTYPLEVHSNVVNVFGKDHKGHILVSASNEGLIIFDEVSGTFSRMPLDNNDPYGLHGETGNFVNVHTLTDREGNVWLGTDNGIDVLNFRKRYFYYYGTASSDPTEGLLQTPADKDIYVASYSTHGGILRLDSNLRVKKKYFFAKPEDLRNQLWCLYRDENGRIWAPNQDRTIGVLDPSTGRLSIQADSVLKGCIHTLQRDGQGNVWIGHWSKGLLRIDPYTHRSQAFSRPTANLSGPVKNVTTFYLDGDSVIWAGTISQGFLRFDRRKEVFTDAFLFDQKNNASISSNTVTQVLPYNRDTLLLATWGGIDIFDKKTKTFRSLTVKGLTSTYVQALALDRQGRLWASCINGFFRIDVHTGETTAYDAGDGIMYSSFEYRPFLQLADGRFMVAATKGFMVFHPDSIGREEAPPDVTITRFAVYDRGMDIDTFVDHSRPLVLTYLDNNLNIEFSALQYSTPGKMRYYYQLQGVDKGWVTAGKDQTARYNQLESGHYVFMVKCVDRNGVASRGVTLLPIYIVPPFWRTWWFFTGLALLAMAAVFGVARWIDNRKKEKEMLRLTYDRKIAVMEMNTLRAQMNPHFLFNSLNSINTFILKNDQENASDYLTKFSRLVRLILDNSRTEWVTLDNELRALELYIELETLRFDKPFAYAIHVDPAVDRTHVVVPPLIIQPYVENAIWHGLLHRKRAGGRIVIDVWRNGEALMIKIADNGVGRAAAARLESKRDSPYKSHGMKITAERLAVVNEVYKVNAAVSVEDASESGTEVLLTIQYRTHAGINS from the coding sequence GTGCGACACATCCTTTTTGGCCTCCTATGCCTCTTGTCCATAACCGCCCAGGCCCAGCCGGCCGGGAACGTCTTTGCGCATTTTACCGAGGAAAAAGGCCTCGCCTGCGACCAGGTACAGGGGTTTTGCCAGGACGCCCAGGGATATATCTGGATCGCTACCTTATGCGGGTTGCAACGATACGACGGGTACCGGTTTTTTACCTACCGGCAAGACCTCCACAACCCCGACGCCCTCCAAACCGATTATGTCAGTACCGTTTTCGAAGACAGCAAGCGCCGCCTGTGGGTCGGTACGGGGAGCGAATCCGCGTACCTGCTGGACCGCTCCACCGGAAAGTTTTACAGCTTCAACGCGCATTGTACCAATAAAAACAACCTCACGACAGGGGTCATAAAATTTGTCGAGGACGGCCGGGGTGATATCTGGATGTTGGATAAGACAGGGCTGTTAAAGCTCAACAACGACACCCATCAATTTGAAAACGTCAATGCCCTGCTGGGCATGACAGGCGCCGCCCGGCCCGTCGTCCTGGAGCGCGACCCGCAGGGCAACCTTTGGCTTATCTCGGCGGCGGGGCTGACCTGTTACGACATACGGGAACACCGGTGTTATGACAAAGCCCATAACCCTTCCGGGCTGCAGGTTTTCAATCTCAGGCAACCGGTCACCGGTCTTTTGTTCGACGACGACCGGGGCGCCTGGCTCAGCACCGAGGACACCGCGACCCTCTACCGGTTTGACTTTCGGGAGAACAAGATGCAGACATACCCTTTGGAAGTGCACAGCAATGTCGTCAACGTCTTTGGCAAGGACCACAAAGGGCATATCCTCGTCTCGGCGTCGAACGAAGGGCTGATCATCTTTGACGAGGTGTCGGGGACTTTTTCACGGATGCCTTTGGACAACAACGACCCCTACGGGCTGCACGGGGAAACGGGCAATTTCGTCAATGTCCACACCCTGACGGACAGGGAAGGGAATGTATGGCTGGGTACGGACAACGGGATCGACGTCCTGAATTTCCGTAAACGGTATTTTTATTATTATGGTACCGCCTCCTCCGACCCCACGGAGGGGCTTTTGCAAACACCGGCGGACAAGGATATCTATGTGGCCTCTTATTCCACCCACGGCGGTATCCTGCGGCTGGACAGCAACCTCCGGGTAAAAAAGAAGTACTTTTTTGCAAAACCGGAGGACCTGCGCAACCAGTTGTGGTGTCTTTACCGGGATGAGAACGGCAGGATCTGGGCCCCCAACCAGGACAGAACGATCGGGGTTCTGGATCCTTCGACCGGCAGACTGTCTATCCAGGCCGACAGCGTCCTGAAGGGTTGTATCCACACCCTGCAAAGGGACGGCCAGGGGAACGTCTGGATCGGGCATTGGTCAAAAGGGCTTCTCCGGATCGATCCCTACACCCACCGCAGCCAGGCGTTTTCCCGTCCCACGGCGAACCTGTCCGGTCCCGTAAAGAATGTGACCACCTTCTACCTGGATGGGGATAGCGTCATCTGGGCAGGGACTATATCACAGGGGTTTTTGCGTTTCGACCGGCGTAAAGAGGTTTTTACGGACGCCTTCCTGTTCGATCAAAAGAACAACGCGTCCATCAGCAGCAATACCGTGACGCAGGTCCTTCCCTATAACCGGGATACCCTGCTCTTAGCCACCTGGGGGGGCATCGATATTTTTGACAAAAAAACAAAGACCTTCCGGTCCCTGACGGTCAAAGGACTCACCAGCACCTATGTACAGGCCCTTGCCCTGGACAGGCAGGGCCGGCTTTGGGCCTCGTGTATCAACGGGTTTTTCAGGATCGACGTGCACACCGGGGAGACCACGGCCTACGACGCGGGAGACGGGATCATGTATTCCAGTTTCGAATACCGGCCCTTTCTCCAACTCGCGGACGGCCGCTTCATGGTGGCCGCCACGAAGGGGTTTATGGTTTTCCATCCCGACAGCATCGGCCGGGAGGAAGCGCCCCCCGATGTGACCATCACCCGTTTCGCGGTCTATGACCGGGGGATGGACATAGATACCTTCGTCGACCATTCCCGGCCCCTTGTCTTGACCTACCTGGACAATAACCTAAACATCGAATTCTCCGCGCTACAATATTCGACCCCGGGCAAAATGCGCTACTATTACCAGTTACAGGGTGTCGACAAAGGCTGGGTGACGGCGGGCAAGGACCAAACCGCACGGTATAACCAACTGGAGAGCGGCCATTACGTATTTATGGTCAAATGCGTCGATCGCAACGGGGTGGCCTCCCGGGGTGTCACGCTTTTGCCCATCTACATCGTGCCGCCCTTCTGGCGCACCTGGTGGTTTTTTACCGGCCTGGCGCTGCTGGCCATGGCCGCCGTTTTTGGCGTGGCGCGCTGGATCGATAATAGGAAAAAGGAAAAGGAAATGCTCCGGCTCACCTACGACCGGAAGATCGCGGTCATGGAAATGAATACCCTCCGGGCCCAAATGAACCCGCATTTCCTGTTCAACAGCCTTAATTCGATCAATACCTTTATTCTGAAAAACGACCAGGAAAACGCGTCGGACTACCTGACTAAATTTTCCCGGCTGGTGCGGCTGATCCTGGATAATTCCCGGACCGAATGGGTCACGCTGGACAACGAGCTCCGCGCCCTGGAATTATACATCGAACTGGAGACCCTCCGTTTCGACAAGCCCTTTGCGTATGCGATCCATGTCGACCCGGCCGTGGACCGTACCCACGTGGTCGTTCCCCCGCTGATCATCCAACCCTATGTGGAAAATGCTATTTGGCACGGACTCTTACACCGTAAGAGGGCAGGGGGCCGGATCGTCATCGACGTTTGGAGAAACGGGGAGGCCTTGATGATCAAGATCGCGGACAACGGCGTCGGAAGGGCCGCGGCCGCCCGGCTCGAAAGCAAAAGGGACAGCCCCTATAAGTCGCATGGCATGAAGATCACCGCAGAGCGGCTGGCCGTGGTCAACGAAGTGTACAAGGTCAACGCCGCCGTGTCGGTGGAGGACGCCTCCGAGTCCGGTACAGAGGTATTGTTAACCATTCAATATAGAACGCATGCAGGCATTAATAGTTGA
- the mltG gene encoding endolytic transglycosylase MltG has protein sequence MRKILTLLFIALLLLCAAAAWVVIGPGTCFAPPKKSLYVHTGKTDKASVMQTLHSAAYIKYPRIFDWLATKMGVWNKVKPGRYEIPHGYSLLHLLQDLKNGNTTPIKLVLTKVHTKEELAGALGTLFEPDSADVLNYLENTDSVKAFDRDTDNVLTLVIPDTYEADWNSTIPQLLQLFRDNEIKFWTAQRRAEAQNLGITPTQAYILASIVEEETRKDSDKPLIASVYLNRLAKGMRLSADPTVKFAMHDFSIKRIYDKYTRIESPYNTYMNPGLPPGPICTPSVKTLDATLAAPKTDYLFFVAKPDFSGYSTFASDYATHIKNAKAYQEALDSLMKSK, from the coding sequence ATGCGTAAAATCCTTACTCTACTCTTCATCGCATTGCTGCTCCTCTGTGCCGCCGCTGCCTGGGTGGTTATTGGACCGGGCACGTGCTTCGCTCCCCCTAAAAAATCGCTGTACGTACATACGGGTAAAACCGACAAGGCGTCGGTGATGCAAACCTTGCATTCGGCGGCGTACATCAAATATCCCCGGATTTTTGACTGGCTGGCCACGAAGATGGGGGTTTGGAACAAGGTCAAACCGGGCCGCTACGAGATCCCACACGGGTACAGCCTGCTGCACCTGCTCCAGGATTTAAAAAACGGCAATACCACGCCGATCAAACTAGTCCTGACAAAGGTCCATACAAAAGAAGAACTGGCCGGCGCCCTGGGGACGCTGTTCGAACCGGATTCGGCGGATGTGTTGAACTACCTGGAGAACACGGATTCTGTAAAGGCTTTTGACCGGGATACGGATAACGTCCTGACGCTGGTGATCCCGGATACGTACGAGGCCGACTGGAACAGTACGATCCCCCAGCTTTTGCAACTTTTCCGGGACAATGAGATCAAATTCTGGACCGCCCAGCGCAGGGCGGAAGCGCAAAACCTGGGGATCACGCCGACCCAGGCGTATATCCTGGCATCGATCGTGGAGGAGGAAACCCGGAAGGACAGCGACAAACCGCTGATCGCAAGTGTCTACCTGAACCGCCTCGCCAAGGGCATGCGTCTGTCGGCGGATCCCACCGTGAAGTTTGCGATGCACGACTTTTCGATCAAACGGATCTACGACAAGTATACCCGTATCGAGTCTCCCTACAATACGTATATGAACCCCGGTTTGCCGCCGGGCCCGATTTGCACACCCTCGGTCAAGACCCTGGACGCGACGCTGGCGGCGCCCAAAACGGACTACCTGTTTTTCGTGGCAAAGCCGGATTTCTCGGGATATTCTACTTTTGCTTCGGATTATGCAACGCATATAAAGAATGCGAAGGCGTACCAGGAGGCTTTAGATAGCCTAATGAAATCAAAATGA